CGTGTGGGCGCGCCAGTCATCACGCCGCGCGACACGACAGGTGCCGGTGATGCGTTCTGCGGCGTCTTGGCGGCGGCTTTGGATGGCGGCGCCGACCTGCCGGCGGCGCTGCGCCGCGCGAGCGTCGCGGGTGCTCTGACCTGCCTTGAGCCGGGCGCCATGCCGGCGTTACCGCGTAGTGAGGCGATCGAAAGGCGCCTTAACGACCTGGCGCCGGCAACGCCCATCTGACCACCCGGGCTCAGGGCGGTAAGAAGCCGTGCTCGGCGAGTATCGCAGCACCTTTCGGCGAAACAATAAAGTCGAGGAATGCCTGCGCCGCCGGCTGGTCACCTGCCGTGATTAGAGCGCCGGGGTAAACGATTGGCGTGTGGCTTGCGCGCGGAAAGATCGCCACGATCTTCACACGCTCGCTGACGGCGGTATCTGTCGCGTAGGCTATTCCCAATGGGCTTTCTCCGCGCTCGACCAAGGCCAACGCGGCGCGAACATTCGCCGCGCGCGCCAGGCGGGGCTCGAGCACATCCCAAAGCACAAGCGCTTCAAGAGCTTGGCGCGCGTAGTCGCCGGCGGGCACATGAGCGGGGTCACCAACCGCCAACCGGCCGTCTGGTCCGAGCGCCGCGACAAGGGTGTCCGGG
This window of the Pseudomonadota bacterium genome carries:
- the modA gene encoding molybdate ABC transporter substrate-binding protein is translated as MLCVLVLFINVNGTARAESLLVFAAASMSDAMQDLAESFEAETGTEVVLSLAASSVLAKQIEHGAPAGIFISANPAWMDYLDAQDLIVSDSRRDIAANRLALITPAQSNATVDLAIPDTLVAALGPDGRLAVGDPAHVPAGDYARQALEALVLWDVLEPRLARAANVRAALALVERGESPLGIAYATDTAVSERVKIVAIFPRASHTPIVYPGALITAGDQPAAQAFLDFIVSPKGAAILAEHGFLPP